The Deltaproteobacteria bacterium DNA segment GTACCAGGGCAACTATCGCCACCTGTTGGTGCGCGGCCGGCGCGGTAAGATTATCGGCATCGTTTCCATGCGCCGGATTCTCAACCTCGCCGTTGAGCTCGGCCAAGTGCTGAGCGAAACCCGCGCCTTGAGCGATATCGCGGTGGGGCCGATGGTCTCGGCCGAAGCGACAAGCACTATTTTTGCAACGGTCGAACTGATGAACCGGCGCAATATTGGCGCCGTAATCGTCACCGACGCCGGCAAGCCGGTGGGCATTTTTACCGAGCGCGACGTGCTCAAACGGTGCGCTGCCGTGGCCTTAGATCTTAGTGCCACCGCGATTAAACAGGTAATGACCGCGCCGCTGGTCACCATGCCAGCCACTCAATTGGTCGGCGACGTGCTCGCCGAGATGTACCGGCGCGACATTCGTAATATGGCCGTCACCAACGCCGCCGGCGCGGTCACCGGCATCATCGCCATGCCGGAAATACTTCAATACGCCCGC contains these protein-coding regions:
- a CDS encoding CBS domain-containing protein; the encoded protein is MISNKVSEIMTTHLITAPAAATIFDVMQAMVTEDVGRIVITDDEVPVGIFTEKDILRRVIGGNVDTKKSDIKSVMTAPVQAVDEETHIVDAFARMYQGNYRHLLVRGRRGKIIGIVSMRRILNLAVELGQVLSETRALSDIAVGPMVSAEATSTIFATVELMNRRNIGAVIVTDAGKPVGIFTERDVLKRCAAVALDLSATAIKQVMTAPLVTMPATQLVGDVLAEMYRRDIRNMAVTNAAGAVTGIIAMPEILQYARAFNIDEQVRRSWREVARELASEDQYTPG